Part of the Synechococcus sp. MU1643 genome, TGCTGGTGCTCGGGGGGGATGTGGACCGGGAACGAATGGGTGCCCGGTTGGCGCGTCAGCTCGATCTACCCCTGCTGGTGAGCGGTGGCAGCAACCCTGAGTACGCCGAATGGATGCTGAGTGAGGAGCGCTTCAATCCCGAACGCGTCACCTTGGATTACCGGGCCCGTGACACCCTCAGCAACTTCACGTCTGTGGTGGATGAGCTGCAGGCGGACGGCGTTCGCCACGTGCTGCTGGTGACCAGCGAAGACCATCTGCCCCGCTCGATGGCGGTGGGCCAGGTGGTGGCGGGCAGCCGTGGAATTCAGCTCACCGGTGTCCCCGTGGCCTGCCGTGAGGACTGCATCCGCGAGGGGCGTCTCAAGCAATGGAGTGATTGGGTTCGTGCGGTGGCGTGGGTGATGACCGGTCGCGACCTCAGGGATGCTGCGGACCCTGATCTAGCAGGGCGTTGATGCGTTCCTGCAGCAGGGCGGTGGTGGCATCCAGATCGGGCCTGCGGCGACTGGCCGGGGCTGGGATGGGGTCGCCGATCCGCAGCTGAATCGGCACCAGGCGCGGCCAGCTTCGCCCGGTGCCCAAGGCGCGGTGGCTGTTGCAGATGGCCACAGGCAGCAGCGGGGCTCCCGTGCGAGCCGCCAGCAGGGCTGCTCCTGGGAGTGGGTTGTTGATCCGGCCGTCGCTTTGGCGGGTGCCGTCCAGAAACACGCCGGTGGCCCAGCCCTCTTCCAGACGCGCCGTTGCGGTGCGGATCGCTTCGCGGTCACTGGCACCCCGCCGCACGGGGTAAGCACCACAGGCCCGAATCACGCGTCCCAGCAGTGGGATGTTGAACAGTTCCGCCTTTGCCATGAAGGCCACGGGGCGCCCCAGGGCATGGCCCAGCAAGGGTGGGTCCAGGTGCGACCCATGGTTGGCCACCACCACGAGGGCCCCTTGCATGGGCACTCTGTTGTTGCCGGCGGTCGATCCTCGGAACAGAAAGCGGAAGACGGGGAACACCAGAAGGCTGCTGACCAGCCGGTAGGTGAAGCTCGGCTTGGGGGTGCGGACGAGGCTGGAGTGACTCACTGTCCGAGGTCCCCCGCCCCGGAGATCTGGGCGGTGGTGACACCGCTCATGCTGCGTTTCGCCAAGCCACTGAGGACGTTGCCGGGACCGATTTCCACCAGGGTGTCCACGCCGCTGTCGGTCATCGCCGTCATGGTCTCGCGCCAGCGCACGCCGGTGGTCATCTGCTGCTTCAGGCGCAGTTTGAGCTCGTCCGCGCTGGTGCTGGCGCTCGCGGCGCTGTTGCTGAGCAATGGCACGCGGGCATCGAGGAAGGGCACGTTGTCCAGCTCGGCGGCGAAGCGTTCAGCCGCTTCCGCCATGAACGGGGAGTGGAAGGCTCCGGAGACGGCAAGAGGGATGGCGCGCTTGCATTTCAGAGCCTCACTCACGCTCTGCACGGCCTCTGGAGCTCCGGAAATCACCACCTGGGCATCACTGTTGTCATTGGCGATGCTGACGCCGTCCGTGGAGGCCACCAGGTCGTCCAGCTGAGTGCGATCGAAGCCGATCACAGCCGTCATGGCGCCGCCCCCAGCGTTCGCCATCAGTTCTGAGCGGGTTTTCATCAGCTGCAGACCCGTCTCCAGCCCAAACACCCCTGCGCTGTACAAAGCAACGAGTTCGCCCAGGCTGTGGCCGGCCACCAGCGCAGGCTCGCGGCCCTGCTGCTGAAGGTTGTCGGCCAGCACCGATTCGATCACGAACAGGGCGGGCTGGGTGTTGCGCGTGTCGTTGAGGTCATCGGGCCCATCACCACCGCCGCTTTCCCCCTGGCAGATCGCCAGCAGGTCGCGCCCCAGCAGCTCGGAGGCCATGGCGAAACGCTCGCGGCTGCCATCGATGCTGAGCAGTGCTTCTGCCATGCCCACCTTTTGAGAGCCCTGACCGGGAAAGACCCAGGCAATCGCCATTGCTGTGTTCTGCAGACCGTGCCGGAGATTAGGCGGGCCCGCTCCAACGGAAGAGGGCTGCCCCCCAGCTCAATCCCGCACCGAATCCACTGCTGGCGATGCGGTGGCCGGGTTGGATGCGTCCATCGCGCACGGCTTCATCCAGCATTAAGGGGATGGTGGCTGCTGAGGTGTTGCCGTAGTGGGCCAGGTTGCTGAGGACTTTTTCGGAGGGCACCGAGAAGCGATCCGCCACCGCATCAAGGATGCGCTGGTTGGCCTGATGCAGCAGCAGCCAATCCAGGGAATCTGCAGCGACACCACCCTGCTCAAGCAGCTTTTCGAGAATCGCTGGCACCTCGCGCACAGCGAATTTGTAAACCTCCTGCCCATTCATCTGAATGGGATCGAAGCCGCCGCACTGATGGCTGGCGTCCCCTACCA contains:
- a CDS encoding YdcF family protein; this translates as MAGVRTGLLLGAGLMAWLLGPGPLSPYRRALLDRSPPQLVLVLGGDVDRERMGARLARQLDLPLLVSGGSNPEYAEWMLSEERFNPERVTLDYRARDTLSNFTSVVDELQADGVRHVLLVTSEDHLPRSMAVGQVVAGSRGIQLTGVPVACREDCIREGRLKQWSDWVRAVAWVMTGRDLRDAADPDLAGR
- the fabD gene encoding ACP S-malonyltransferase; protein product: MAIAWVFPGQGSQKVGMAEALLSIDGSRERFAMASELLGRDLLAICQGESGGGDGPDDLNDTRNTQPALFVIESVLADNLQQQGREPALVAGHSLGELVALYSAGVFGLETGLQLMKTRSELMANAGGGAMTAVIGFDRTQLDDLVASTDGVSIANDNSDAQVVISGAPEAVQSVSEALKCKRAIPLAVSGAFHSPFMAEAAERFAAELDNVPFLDARVPLLSNSAASASTSADELKLRLKQQMTTGVRWRETMTAMTDSGVDTLVEIGPGNVLSGLAKRSMSGVTTAQISGAGDLGQ
- a CDS encoding lysophospholipid acyltransferase family protein, with translation MSHSSLVRTPKPSFTYRLVSSLLVFPVFRFLFRGSTAGNNRVPMQGALVVVANHGSHLDPPLLGHALGRPVAFMAKAELFNIPLLGRVIRACGAYPVRRGASDREAIRTATARLEEGWATGVFLDGTRQSDGRINNPLPGAALLAARTGAPLLPVAICNSHRALGTGRSWPRLVPIQLRIGDPIPAPASRRRPDLDATTALLQERINALLDQGPQHP